The Petropleomorpha daqingensis genome includes a window with the following:
- a CDS encoding VOC family protein: MPKTVICLWFDTEAEQAAEYYTSIWPDSEILGVLRYGEEDPQRAGTVLTASWRLGDTEYVGLNGGPQNWGFSEAISFQILCADQDEVDHYWDELTAGGEESQCGWLKDKFGVSWQVVPTRLIELQNDADPARRQRAVQAMFQMQKIVIADLERAADAVPA, encoded by the coding sequence ATGCCGAAGACCGTGATCTGCCTGTGGTTCGACACCGAGGCCGAGCAGGCCGCCGAGTACTACACCTCGATCTGGCCGGACTCCGAGATCCTCGGCGTCCTCCGGTACGGCGAGGAGGACCCGCAGCGCGCGGGCACGGTGCTGACCGCGAGCTGGCGGCTCGGTGACACCGAGTACGTCGGCCTGAACGGCGGCCCGCAGAACTGGGGCTTCAGCGAGGCCATCTCCTTCCAGATCCTCTGCGCCGACCAGGACGAGGTCGACCACTACTGGGACGAGCTCACCGCTGGCGGCGAGGAGAGCCAGTGCGGCTGGCTCAAGGACAAGTTCGGCGTCTCCTGGCAGGTCGTGCCCACCCGCCTGATCGAGCTGCAGAACGACGCCGACCCGGCCCGCCGGCAGCGCGCGGTCCAGGCCATGTTCCAGATGCAGAAGATCGTCATCGCCGACCTGGAGCGGGCCGCGGACGCGGTCCCCGCGTAG
- a CDS encoding sucrase ferredoxin has product MTRPVGRLDPARCSVQALARGDSMVATASLAQRWVLIEQPGPWGRDALAQSRLDAEVAPLLARRSRAENVRLLLIRRPDDRLTDSGRRWAYVDSRPGREGLWWSVRADDADLLEVPWDGSVGEPATGPVYLVCTHGAHDACCALRGRPLARTLPAPGPADVWECSHLGGDRFAANVVVLPHGYYYGQVPGDGAELVEAHTHGRVALPWLRGRAGLAPPAQAAQQLLRPELGLLGVDDLRTVALRQLHEPGTEPERWEVTLAAPDRELTVTVEGRPSDVAAHLTCRARHPAHMRIWSLESRA; this is encoded by the coding sequence GTGACGCGTCCCGTCGGGCGGCTGGACCCCGCCCGCTGCTCGGTGCAGGCACTGGCCCGCGGTGACTCGATGGTGGCCACCGCCTCGCTGGCGCAGCGGTGGGTGCTCATCGAGCAGCCCGGCCCGTGGGGCCGCGACGCCCTGGCGCAGTCGCGGCTCGACGCCGAGGTGGCCCCGCTGCTGGCGCGCCGGTCGCGGGCGGAGAACGTGCGGCTGCTGCTGATCCGCCGTCCCGACGACCGGCTGACCGACTCCGGCCGCCGGTGGGCCTACGTCGACTCGCGGCCCGGCCGCGAAGGGCTGTGGTGGTCGGTGCGTGCCGACGACGCCGACCTGCTCGAGGTGCCGTGGGACGGCTCGGTGGGCGAGCCCGCGACCGGGCCGGTCTACCTGGTGTGCACGCACGGCGCGCACGACGCCTGCTGCGCGCTGCGCGGCCGGCCGCTGGCGCGCACCCTGCCGGCCCCCGGCCCGGCCGACGTGTGGGAGTGCAGCCACCTCGGCGGCGACCGGTTCGCCGCCAACGTCGTCGTCCTGCCGCACGGCTACTACTACGGGCAGGTGCCCGGCGACGGCGCCGAGCTGGTCGAGGCGCACACGCACGGCCGGGTCGCGCTGCCGTGGCTGCGCGGGCGGGCCGGACTGGCCCCGCCGGCGCAGGCCGCCCAGCAGCTGCTCCGCCCCGAGCTCGGACTGCTCGGCGTCGACGACCTGCGCACGGTCGCGCTGCGGCAGCTGCACGAGCCGGGCACCGAACCGGAGCGGTGGGAGGTCACCCTCGCCGCCCCCGACCGGGAGCTGACCGTCACCGTGGAGGGGCGGCCCTCCGACGTGGCCGCGCACCTGACCTGCCGCGCCCGGCACCCCGCGCACATGCGGATCTGGTCGCTGGAGTCGCGAGCCTGA
- a CDS encoding alkaline phosphatase family protein → MSDALPPDLVRPRYGAATLADVLPGVATALGVAVERDGLPADPLDLTSALAGARRVAVLLVDGLGADLIRAHADLAPTLAALRSPVGDLEAPCPSTTPVSLTSFGTGLPPGSHGVLGFVTAVPGEDRLLNHTQWKDDPDPDAWQARSTVFEQADAAGVAVTSVGPYAFAASGLTRAAYRGADYAPSVSPGDLAAVTVRALAAMPRALVYAYIPELDLTGHVRGVDSPSWRGQLAIVDRVVEQMVAGLPDDAVLLVTADHGMVDVPAGTRLDVDEQPDLTDGVRLLAGEPRARYVHALPGAATDLLARWRAVLGDRAWVVGRDEAIASGVFGPVDDAVVDRIGDVVALARGSWAMTASTREPGPSRLAAYHGSLTATELAVPLLAARGRALG, encoded by the coding sequence GTGAGTGACGCCCTGCCGCCGGACCTGGTCCGGCCGCGCTACGGCGCGGCCACCCTCGCCGACGTGCTGCCCGGCGTCGCCACCGCGCTCGGCGTCGCCGTCGAGCGCGACGGGCTGCCGGCCGATCCGCTGGACCTCACGTCCGCCCTCGCCGGTGCCCGCCGGGTCGCCGTCCTGCTCGTCGACGGCCTCGGCGCCGACCTGATCCGCGCGCACGCCGATCTCGCCCCGACCCTGGCGGCGCTCCGCAGCCCGGTCGGCGACCTCGAGGCGCCCTGCCCGAGCACCACCCCGGTCAGCCTCACCTCGTTCGGCACCGGCCTGCCGCCGGGCAGCCACGGCGTCCTCGGCTTCGTCACCGCCGTGCCGGGGGAGGACCGGCTGCTCAACCACACCCAGTGGAAGGACGACCCCGACCCCGACGCCTGGCAGGCGCGGTCCACGGTCTTCGAGCAGGCCGACGCCGCCGGGGTGGCGGTCACCTCGGTCGGCCCGTACGCCTTCGCCGCCTCCGGGCTGACCCGCGCGGCCTACCGCGGGGCCGACTACGCGCCGTCGGTCAGCCCCGGCGACCTGGCGGCGGTCACCGTCCGCGCGCTGGCCGCGATGCCGCGCGCGCTGGTCTACGCCTACATCCCTGAGCTCGACCTCACCGGGCACGTCCGCGGGGTCGACTCGCCCAGCTGGCGTGGGCAGCTGGCGATCGTCGACCGCGTCGTCGAGCAGATGGTCGCCGGTCTGCCCGACGACGCCGTCCTGCTGGTCACCGCCGACCACGGGATGGTCGACGTCCCGGCCGGGACTCGGCTGGACGTCGACGAGCAGCCCGACCTCACCGATGGCGTCCGGCTGCTGGCCGGCGAGCCGCGGGCGCGCTACGTGCACGCGCTGCCCGGCGCCGCGACCGACCTGCTGGCCCGCTGGCGGGCGGTGCTCGGCGACCGCGCCTGGGTGGTCGGCCGCGACGAGGCGATCGCCAGCGGGGTCTTCGGCCCGGTCGACGACGCCGTGGTCGACCGGATCGGCGACGTCGTCGCGCTCGCCCGGGGCAGCTGGGCGATGACCGCCTCGACCCGCGAGCCGGGGCCGAGCCGGCTGGCCGCCTACCACGGCTCGCTCACCGCCACCGAGCTCGCCGTCCCGCTGCTCGCCGCCCGCGGCCGCGCGCTCGGCTGA
- a CDS encoding BatC protein: MALDDDDMTSTEGPADGGAAGTPGQHDGGADGGADGGADGGARDGGADGGARDGGADGGADGGADGGADGGADGGADGGADGGADGGADGGADSGA, encoded by the coding sequence ATGGCGCTCGACGACGACGACATGACCAGCACGGAGGGCCCGGCCGACGGAGGCGCTGCAGGCACCCCCGGCCAGCACGACGGCGGCGCGGACGGCGGCGCGGACGGCGGGGCCGACGGCGGCGCCCGTGACGGTGGTGCCGACGGCGGCGCCCGTGACGGTGGCGCGGACGGCGGAGCCGATGGTGGGGCCGACGGCGGGGCCGATGGTGGGGCCGACGGCGGTGCGGACGGCGGCGCCGATGGCGGCGCTGACGGTGGTGCCGACGGCGGGGCCGACAGCGGCGCGTGA
- a CDS encoding cupin domain-containing protein, which yields MSEDLPAAGRTGTSPRPALWRCTHTDPEAFAAERWARRPLLARAEDTGESFADLLTLDDVDELLSRRGLRTPFLRIAKDGAVVDPKRFTTSGGAGAEVADQVSSDAVLRLFADGSTVVLQGLHRLWPPLIEFADQLAADLGHPTQVNAYITPPSSQGFSPHYDVHDVFVLQFAGEKHWRIHEPVLEAPLRTQPWNDRAAAVAAAAENDPVIDTVLRPGDALYLPRGYLHSARALGGISGHLTIGVHSVTRWTAAESALDVVRTLAADDPELRRSLPLGVDLADPASVADDVAAVIAGLRDWLTRVDPAEVADRVRARTWSQVRPGPVAPLAQSTAAAALGPDSVLQLRRRLRCRLLPAEGDRVTLIAGRRTHDLPATTAAAVAELLAVGELKVADLPELDAADQLTLARRLVLEGIAVAGGA from the coding sequence GTGAGCGAGGACCTTCCTGCCGCGGGCCGGACGGGGACCTCTCCCCGTCCGGCCCTGTGGCGCTGCACGCACACCGATCCCGAGGCGTTCGCCGCCGAGCGCTGGGCGCGCCGACCGCTGCTGGCCCGCGCCGAGGACACCGGTGAGTCCTTCGCCGACCTGCTCACCCTGGACGACGTCGACGAGCTCCTGAGCCGCCGCGGGCTGCGCACCCCGTTCCTGCGGATCGCCAAGGACGGCGCCGTCGTCGATCCCAAGCGCTTCACGACCTCCGGCGGCGCGGGCGCCGAGGTCGCCGACCAGGTCTCCTCCGACGCCGTGCTGCGGCTGTTCGCCGACGGGAGCACCGTCGTCCTGCAGGGACTGCACCGGCTCTGGCCGCCGCTGATCGAGTTCGCCGACCAGCTCGCCGCCGACCTCGGCCACCCGACGCAGGTCAACGCCTACATCACTCCCCCGTCCTCGCAGGGCTTCAGCCCGCACTACGACGTGCACGACGTGTTCGTGCTGCAGTTCGCCGGCGAGAAGCACTGGCGCATCCACGAGCCAGTGCTCGAGGCACCGCTGCGCACCCAGCCGTGGAACGACCGCGCGGCCGCCGTGGCCGCCGCCGCCGAGAACGACCCGGTGATCGACACGGTGCTGCGGCCCGGTGACGCCCTCTACCTGCCGCGCGGATACCTGCACTCGGCCCGGGCGCTGGGCGGGATCAGCGGGCACCTGACCATCGGCGTCCACTCGGTCACCCGCTGGACGGCCGCGGAGTCGGCGCTGGACGTCGTCCGCACCCTGGCCGCCGACGACCCGGAGCTGCGCCGCTCGCTGCCGCTGGGCGTGGACCTCGCCGACCCCGCCTCCGTCGCCGACGACGTCGCCGCGGTGATCGCGGGCCTGCGCGACTGGCTGACCCGGGTCGACCCCGCCGAGGTGGCCGACCGGGTCCGCGCCCGCACCTGGTCGCAGGTGCGGCCCGGGCCGGTCGCGCCGCTGGCGCAGTCCACCGCGGCTGCGGCGCTCGGCCCGGACAGCGTGCTGCAGCTGCGCCGCCGGCTGCGCTGCCGGCTGCTGCCCGCCGAGGGCGACCGGGTGACGCTGATCGCCGGGCGGCGCACGCACGACCTGCCCGCGACAACCGCGGCGGCGGTGGCCGAGCTGCTGGCGGTGGGCGAGCTCAAGGTGGCCGACCTCCCCGAGCTGGACGCGGCCGACCAGCTCACCCTGGCGCGACGGCTGGTTCTCGAGGGGATCGCCGTCGCCGGCGGGGCGTGA
- a CDS encoding class I SAM-dependent methyltransferase, protein MPPAPTAAEQLSPRAAAVWAALDPVVGAGGRLRVLDVGGGSGIFAVPLAALGHEVTVVDPSADALATLARRAGNAGVAGDVRGVQGDGDLLHEVLPALGDGGYDLALCHSVLEVVDDPAVTLREIAGALRPGGQVSVATANRAGAVLARALSGHPVEALALLEDRDPSPGRSRPARRRFGPDELLALVADAGLRPGSWRGVAVVADLLDADAGADPAAVRALELALAERSPYRDVATGLHVLAVRE, encoded by the coding sequence GTGCCGCCCGCCCCGACCGCTGCCGAGCAACTGTCCCCGCGCGCCGCGGCGGTGTGGGCCGCGCTCGACCCGGTCGTCGGCGCCGGCGGCCGGCTGCGGGTGCTCGACGTCGGCGGCGGCAGCGGCATCTTCGCCGTCCCGCTGGCCGCGCTCGGGCACGAGGTGACCGTCGTCGACCCCAGCGCCGATGCCCTCGCCACCCTGGCCCGGCGGGCCGGCAACGCCGGCGTCGCCGGCGACGTCCGCGGCGTCCAGGGGGACGGCGACCTCCTGCACGAGGTGCTGCCCGCCCTCGGCGACGGCGGCTACGACCTGGCGCTGTGCCACTCCGTGCTCGAGGTCGTCGACGACCCGGCGGTCACCCTCCGGGAGATCGCCGGGGCGCTGCGGCCCGGCGGCCAGGTGAGCGTGGCGACGGCGAACCGGGCCGGCGCCGTCCTGGCCCGGGCCCTGTCCGGGCACCCGGTCGAGGCGCTCGCCCTGCTCGAGGACCGCGATCCCTCGCCCGGCCGCTCCCGTCCGGCCCGCAGGAGGTTCGGGCCGGACGAGCTGCTCGCGCTCGTCGCGGACGCCGGCCTGCGCCCGGGCAGCTGGCGCGGCGTCGCCGTCGTCGCCGACCTGCTCGACGCCGACGCGGGCGCCGACCCGGCCGCCGTCCGCGCGCTGGAGCTGGCACTGGCCGAGCGGTCGCCCTACCGCGACGTCGCCACCGGCCTGCACGTCCTCGCCGTCCGTGAGTGA